A genomic region of Papaver somniferum cultivar HN1 chromosome 7, ASM357369v1, whole genome shotgun sequence contains the following coding sequences:
- the LOC113295859 gene encoding uncharacterized protein LOC113295859 — translation MKKLSISSLKSHDYHVIMMYLLPVLLQHAFPRHKELRTALHQISLYFRILCSKVLCKSDLEKARFIVAEAMCMLEKYFPASFFDISVHNMVHLADEALICGPVRFRWMYPFKRAMKDCKNIPNNKRFIEGSISVSHLLQESVMGAMECMPNANAGNHKATWEAFLRPDSEFSDVGSMLKDKKVTPTNVQYVQIRRWVLFRLNPPGLDAYYREFCDTLLPILDSTGKEVTVDEVE, via the exons ATGAAAAAACTGAGTATCAGTAGCTTGAAATCACACGATTATCACGTCATTATGATGTATTTGCTGCCAGTTCTACTTCAACATGCTTTTCCTCGTCACAAAGAGTTGCGAACAGCACTTCACCAAATCAGCTTGTATTTCAGAATTTTGTGTTCTAAAGTCTTGTGTAAAAGTGATCTCGAAAAGGCTCGATTCATAGTTGCGGAAGCAATGTGTATGCTTGAGAAATACTTTCCAGCTTCCTTTTTTGATATCAGTGTCCACAATATGGTTCATTTGGCAGATGAGGCTTTGATTTGTGGACCCGTCAGGTTTCGGTGGATGTATCCTTTTAAAAG GGCAATGAAGGACTGCAAAAACATACCAAATAACAAAAGATTCATTGAAGGGTCTATTTCAGTGTCCCATCTTTTACAAGAGTCTGTTATGGGTGCGATGGAGTGCATGCCAAATGCAAACGCTGGAAATCACAAAGCTACTTGGGAAGCCTTTTTAAGACCAGATTCGGAGTTCAGTGATGTGGGTTCTATGCTTAAAGATAAGAAAGTGACCCCAACCAATGTACAATATGTACAAATACGTAGGTGGGTACTCTTTCGATTAAATCCTCCGGGTCTTGACGCCTATTATAG GGAGTTCTGTGACACCCTCTTACCCATCTTAGATTCTACTGGTAAGGAGGTCACGGTTGATGAGGTAGAATaa
- the LOC113292742 gene encoding uncharacterized protein LOC113292742 has protein sequence MCQIIWPSILLWGLFHKSSGHLNMLENKIHKLAKKEGLVVEAARGLAWMNGHVGKDGIVNPSAVEKYEQVKAARARRQDLINAGLASASDFENDEIAEVFGPEKCRAGLLGYSPLVSKKQALYASVAMRFPISIAPMTDHMDEALLPKHTELITNVVLQVMARQQQNQHSSSTNPGTGGVEYPYGNQVVLLYNRKREVVATGHVVYGIDGEHCEGLLVQLEERKVCLETIEDGNCVVPDSPQGDRCYLREYVVNESVIWIVFRMEFMESAMNENFFSNYFLCSGNISCFLF, from the exons ATGTGCCAAATCATTTGGCCAAGTATATTGTTATGGGGTCTCTTCCATAAAAGTTCAGGACATTTAAACATGTTGGAAAATAAAATCCACAAGCTC GCTAAAAAGGAAGGTTTGGTAGTTGAGGCTGCACGAGGACTTGCTTGGATGAATGGTCATGTTGGGAAAGATGGAATAGTAAATCCTTCGGCTGTTGAAAAATAT GAGCAAGTAAAGGCCGCTAGAGCTAGGAGGCAGGACCTAATCAATGCAGGATTGGCATCCGCTTcagactttgagaatgatgagatTGCTGAAGTCTTTGGACCTGAAAAATGCAGAGCTGGTTTGTTGGGTTATTCTCCACTTGTCTCGAAGAAGCAAGCCTTATACGCGAGTGTTGCGATGCGGTTCCCAATCAGTATTGCACCAATGACTGATCATATGGATGAGGCTCTACTGCCAAAGCATACTGAACTAATCACCAAT GTTGTGCTGCAAGTTATGGCAAGACAGCAACAAAACCAACATTCTTCCAGCACAAACCCAGGTACTGGTGGTGTTGAATATCCCTATGGAAATCAAGTTGTGCTCCTTTACAACAGAAAAAGGGAAGTTGTTGCTACAGGTCATGTTGTATATGGCATAGATGGAGAACATTGTGAGGGACTTTTAGTGCAGCTAGAAGAGAGAAAGGTATGTCTTGAAACCATCGAGGATGGTAACTGTGTTGTACCTGACAGTCCTCAAGGTGATCGCTGTTATCTGAGAGAGTATGTTGTAAATGAATCAGTAATTTGGATCGTGTTTCGTATGGAATTTATGGAGTCTGCCATGAATGAAAACTTCTTCAGTAACTACTTTTTGTGCAGTGGAAACATATCCTGCTTTTTATTTTGA
- the LOC113295862 gene encoding asparagine--tRNA ligase, cytoplasmic 1-like, whose product MAETVIPTTEMAAATLAETPSSSSSTSSAVWSEFSKRVLIKNIIGRPDGGVGLAGEKIKVGGWVKTGREQGKGSFAFLELNDGSCPANLQVIVDSSVYELSQIVATGTCVFVEGVLKKPPEGTKQNVELKVEKVLEVGGVDPAKYPLPKTKLTLEFLRDHVHLRPRTNTISAVARIRNALAYATHTFFQKHAFLYVHTPIITTSDCEGAGEMFQVTTLFSDTEKLEKELKENPSPSEDEIEAAKLLVKEKGEAVAALKAAKATKPEIAAAVSELTKCKEKLAKLEERSKLKPGMPQKDGKIDYSSDFFARQAFLTVSGQLQVETFACALSNVYTFGPTFRAEHSHTSRHLAEFWMVEPELAFADLEDDMNCAEAYVKFLSQWLLDNCLDDMQLMVKNFDKTAIDRLKLVASTPFERITYTDAVALLEKVTDKRFENAVEWGIDLASEHERYLTEVVFKKPVIVYNYPKGIKAFYMRLNDDGKTVAAMDVLVPKVGELIGGSQREERYDVIEKRILDQGLPLEPYEWYLDLRRYGTVKHSGFGLGFERMVLFATGLDNIRDVIPFPRYPGKADL is encoded by the exons aTGGCAGAAACTGTAATTCCCACCACAGAGATGGCGGCAGCAACCCTAGCTGAaaccccatcttcttcttcctcaacaTCATCGGCCGTATGGTCTGAATTTTCCAAAAGAGTTTTAATCAAGAACATAATCGGCCGTCCAGATGGTGGTGTTGGATTAGCCGGCGAGAAAATCAAAGTTGGTGGTTGGGTTAAAACAGGAAGAGAACAAGGGAAAGGTTCATTTGCGTTTCTTGAATTGAACGATGGATCTTGTCCAGCAAATCTACAAGTCATTGTTGATTCATCTGTTTATGAGTTGAGTCAGATTGTAGCTACTGGTACCTGTGTTTTTGTTGAAGGGGTTTTGAAGAAACCACCAGAAGGGACTAAGCAGAATGTTGAGTTGAAGGTTGAGAAAGTTTTGGAAGTTGGTGGCGTAGATCCTGCTAAGTATCCATTGCCTAAGACTAAACTTACTCTTGAATTTTTGAGAGATCATGTTCATCTCAGGCCAAGGACTAACACT ATATCAGCAGTTGCTCGAATCAGGAACGCATTGGCATATGCAACCCATACATTCTTTCAGAAGCATGCTTTCCTTTATGTCCATACACCTATTATCACAACTAGTGATTGTGAGGGTGCTGGTGAAATGTTTCAAGTCACAACATTATTTAGTGACACTGAAAAATTGGAGAAGGAGCTGAAAGAGAACCCTTCACCATCAGAAGATGAAATAGAAGCTGCTAAGCTGTTGGTCAAGGAgaaaggtgaggctgttgcagcgCTGAAAGCTGCCAAAGCTACTAAACCTGAGATTGCGGCTGCTGTTTCTGAACTAACAAAGTGTAAGGAGAAGCTTGCAAAGTTGGAGGAGAGATCTAAACTAAAGCCTGGTATGCCACAAAAAGATGGGAAGATTGACTATTCAAGTGACTTTTTTGCACGTCAAGCATTTTTAACAGTGTCAGGGCAGCTCCAGGTTGAGACATTTGCTTGTGCCCTTAGTAACGTGTACACTTTTggaccaacttttcgagctgaacaCTCTCATACATCAAGGCATCTGGCAGAGTTTTGGATGGTGGAACCTGAGTTAGCATTTGCTGATTTGGAG GATGATATGAATTGTGCAGAGGCATATGTTAAGTTTCTGTCCCAGTGGTTACTTGACAACTGCCTTGATGACATGCAATTAATGGTTAAGAATTTTGATAAAACTGCAATAGATCGTTTGAAACTTGTTGCGTCAACCCCATTTGAGAGAATTACCTACACAGATGCTGTAGCACTTCTTGAGAAAGTTACAGATAAGAGGTTTGAGAATGCAGTGGAATGGGGAATTGATTTAGCTTCTGAGCATGAAAG ATACTTGACAGAGGTAGTATTTAAGAAACCTGTTATCGTATACAATTATCCAAAAGGAATCAAAGCATTTTACATGAGACTCAATGATGACGGTAAAACTGTGGCAGCCATGGATGTTTTAGTACCCAAG GTTGGAGAACTAATAGGCGGAAGCCAAAGGGAAGAACGTTACGATGTCATTGAGAAAAG GATTTTGGACCAAGGGTTGCCACTTGAACCATATGAGTGGTACCTCGACCTGCGACGCTATGGGACTGTAAAGCACTCAGGGTTTGGTTTAGGTTTTGAGCGTATGGTGCTTTTTGCTACTGGCCTTGACAATATCCGAGACGTGATTCCTTTCCCTAGATATCCAGGAAAGGCCGATCTTTAA